One Candidatus Delongbacteria bacterium DNA segment encodes these proteins:
- the rsmA gene encoding ribosomal RNA small subunit methyltransferase A: MIEAKKSLGQNFLKNKHYKEKIVDGAEVREGDTVVEIGPGMGALTEIMLSRGAKVTAIEIDRRLQEYLEENINSEDFSLIKNDFLKTDPKEYLNSDFTTKIIGNLPYHVTSEIIFKVMDIIKDDIETSQRIESFTIMIQKEVAHRLCSIHGNKVYGVITVLTDLFCTKKLLFDVPPDAFVPKPKVTSTVMRFDTIKNNENFKRLKSYKLFRTLVKTVFLNRRKMLRNTLKPFIDPEIITTIDITRRPESLDLNEFINLTNEVFELRGNE, encoded by the coding sequence ATGATAGAAGCAAAAAAGTCACTGGGTCAGAATTTTTTAAAAAATAAGCATTATAAAGAAAAAATTGTAGATGGGGCTGAAGTTAGAGAGGGTGATACAGTAGTTGAAATTGGTCCAGGAATGGGAGCATTGACTGAGATAATGCTTTCTAGGGGTGCAAAAGTAACCGCAATCGAAATAGACAGAAGATTACAAGAGTATTTGGAAGAGAATATAAATTCTGAAGATTTTAGTCTCATCAAAAATGATTTTTTAAAAACAGATCCTAAAGAATACTTAAATAGTGATTTTACAACTAAAATTATTGGAAATCTCCCTTATCATGTAACATCCGAAATTATTTTTAAGGTAATGGACATAATAAAAGACGATATAGAGACATCACAACGAATTGAAAGTTTTACAATAATGATTCAAAAAGAGGTAGCTCATAGACTCTGTTCTATTCATGGCAACAAAGTATATGGAGTAATCACCGTATTAACCGATCTTTTTTGCACAAAAAAACTTTTATTTGATGTTCCTCCAGATGCTTTTGTGCCCAAACCAAAAGTGACATCAACTGTGATGAGGTTTGACACAATAAAAAATAACGAAAATTTTAAAAGACTAAAGAGTTACAAATTATTCAGAACATTAGTTAAAACAGTGTTTTTGAATAGAAGAAAAATGTTGAGAAATACTCTTAAACCTTTTATTGATCCTGAAATAATAACAACAATCGATATTACAAGAAGACCGGAATCTTTAGATTTAAACGAATTTATAAATCTGACTAATGAGGTTTTTGAGTTAAGAGGCAATGAATGA
- a CDS encoding mechanosensitive ion channel family protein: MHKYMEIEYWEKVWSNFNKWLEEDLLRIIIITLVLFITLKLINFIFNRLKRILLSNLVLNRVQGREESEKRITTLIKILKYIVKVIVYITFITHLLKLFGVDLGPVVASAGIAGLAIGFGAQELVKDFISGFFMLLENQIRVGDYVIINDTYGEVERIEMRTTTIRDFNGNVHVFQNSKISTLSNMTKEWSASILEIGVSYDSDIELVMKLLNEVGKEIEQDEVFSKKILTTPEVLGLDKFADSSLNFKIRIKVKPMTQWEVAREFRKRVKYKFDKNGIEIPFPHRTVYIRNEKKDTGDI, from the coding sequence ATGCATAAATATATGGAAATAGAGTACTGGGAAAAAGTGTGGAGTAATTTTAATAAATGGCTCGAGGAGGATCTTCTTCGTATAATAATCATTACGTTAGTTTTATTTATAACTTTAAAGTTGATTAATTTCATTTTTAACAGATTAAAGAGAATCTTATTATCGAATTTGGTGTTAAACAGAGTTCAAGGTAGAGAAGAATCTGAAAAGAGAATTACAACACTTATAAAGATTCTTAAATATATTGTCAAAGTAATTGTTTATATAACTTTTATAACACATTTATTGAAACTTTTTGGAGTAGATCTTGGTCCAGTAGTCGCCAGTGCTGGGATTGCTGGACTGGCAATAGGATTTGGAGCTCAAGAACTTGTTAAAGATTTCATAAGTGGTTTTTTTATGCTTTTAGAGAACCAGATAAGAGTGGGAGATTATGTTATAATTAATGATACGTATGGCGAAGTTGAAAGAATTGAGATGAGAACAACAACAATCAGAGATTTCAATGGGAATGTTCATGTTTTCCAAAACAGTAAAATTTCAACTTTATCTAATATGACGAAAGAGTGGTCAGCTTCAATTTTGGAGATAGGTGTTTCCTACGACAGTGATATTGAATTAGTTATGAAGTTATTGAACGAAGTAGGAAAAGAGATCGAACAGGACGAAGTGTTCTCAAAAAAAATACTAACAACTCCTGAAGTACTTGGGCTTGATAAATTTGCCGATAGTTCACTTAATTTTAAGATTAGAATAAAAGTAAAACCTATGACTCAATGGGAAGTTGCAAGAGAATTTAGAAAAAGAGTCAAATATAAATTTGATAAAAATGGTATTGAGATTCCGTTCCCACACAGGACTGTTTATATTCGAAATGAGAAAAAAGATACAGGTGATATTTGA
- a CDS encoding T9SS type A sorting domain-containing protein — protein sequence MKKILMLLVSFCYLFGFNIDYSENSVNISGNVIFQTIEDDTYTTVVSSLKNYTTENGNEIPFQTYLLSLPNSGNYVVETLKFDTEFIQLKKPLSIKKNEVYSKRIKNSDIVVIGEPVIAGGNRFVQVTIYPFYYEPSKKELSVVKNFDLTLKLDQSITNNCAIRQKTKSSSLKNLMRTNLIGYQDDRFTSKYRGVYAFVYPDQVEQYLAYYRDWKESMGYKVIMLKKSEIGNTTESIKSKLSEIYYNDENGLDYAILFGDVDGELSIPAFYVEGYMTETDVSDHSYSLVDGDDYFSDFLVGRISFDTIQTLGSTIVKLINYDKAPNVDNSDWFTRSILTAYGESDNYNGEVFNSTILNQRQNKLKLEDIDFCVDTLFTMDNSIDPSILQNMINEGCSLLGYRGFGGSNSWVLDFDIDDIDNLNNGSMLPFVTSIVCGGGDYADQVYPVCFGEKWLTAGTVNTPKGAIGFVGPSEHDTKTPFNNCNNFGIYQGFTHEGIDKCGEMMFRGKMELYNNYPTMHNWGNALNSDQFYFYVYNLLGDPGIVVKSSFPQQLSMEIIQNPSIGNSVMTIKVLEDNSPSEDAWVTLKNSEGIVCSFKSDNDGFVNIFSDFENLNYTIWAVKDNTVPTSLNFDMTQQNNYLSIVSQSLNSIPIGVETELEIIIKNCSEVALENTVFNFESDDGLLFTNEQIVIGTISPNEEKILTSTVSLNTTWDSYDVCSFKILEENNNLFINGFMEVEHPELVFEHIEVLGTNSYLTQDNVNNFLIHLKNSGDIANECIEINIFKKSNNFEILSESSTIQPIAPSEFGCSDINFSVNIPMIWDGDVLFFGAELRKEEMIFDTIYFNIPVGVTSQNSATRSNYGYIAIEDKDEIYGYDVNYNWLELNPNIGGCGNEIYETFQNTDGTIYFTNLPFNFKYYGTEYDNISICSNGYVVMGRSSILFFRNRLIPSGSGPRNMIAPFWDGLTNGKVFVYNNVESHEYYIEWFNFKSTFDVSSNNSFQLVLRDPEYYPTEVGDSEILFIYKEISNIDALENYATIGLENYNENEGLLLSYSNIYPETMHEVSNESAILITQRLLTSTGIKDNLPQETMLFGNYPNPFNPITSVKFFLDSDQNAKLIVYNSKGEKVYTSEKQFFCSGAQVLNFNGEVLSSGVYYYKLITDKKVFSDKMILLK from the coding sequence ATGAAAAAAATATTAATGCTTTTAGTAAGTTTTTGTTACTTATTTGGTTTCAACATCGATTATTCGGAAAATTCTGTCAATATTTCTGGAAATGTGATTTTTCAAACAATAGAAGATGATACTTATACAACTGTTGTATCATCTTTGAAAAACTACACTACTGAAAATGGGAATGAAATTCCTTTTCAAACATATCTTTTAAGCTTACCAAACTCAGGGAATTACGTTGTCGAAACTTTGAAATTTGATACTGAATTTATCCAATTAAAAAAGCCGTTATCTATAAAAAAAAATGAAGTTTACTCTAAGAGAATAAAAAACTCTGATATAGTTGTTATCGGTGAACCGGTAATAGCAGGAGGAAACAGGTTTGTTCAGGTTACAATTTATCCATTCTATTACGAGCCTAGTAAGAAAGAGTTAAGTGTTGTAAAGAATTTTGACTTAACATTAAAACTAGACCAATCAATTACTAATAATTGTGCAATTCGTCAGAAAACTAAATCCAGTTCTCTTAAAAATCTAATGAGAACAAATTTAATTGGTTATCAGGATGATAGATTTACTTCAAAATACAGAGGTGTTTATGCTTTTGTTTATCCTGACCAAGTTGAACAATATTTAGCATACTATAGAGACTGGAAAGAATCAATGGGTTATAAAGTGATTATGCTAAAGAAGTCAGAGATAGGTAATACTACTGAATCTATTAAATCTAAATTATCAGAGATCTATTATAATGATGAGAATGGATTAGACTATGCTATTCTTTTTGGTGATGTTGATGGGGAGCTGTCTATCCCTGCATTTTATGTTGAAGGGTACATGACAGAGACAGATGTTTCTGATCATTCTTATTCATTAGTCGATGGAGATGACTACTTTTCTGACTTTTTGGTTGGAAGAATATCTTTTGACACAATACAAACTCTAGGCTCGACAATTGTTAAGCTTATTAACTATGACAAAGCTCCAAATGTAGATAATAGTGATTGGTTTACAAGATCAATCCTTACTGCATATGGAGAAAGCGATAATTACAACGGAGAAGTTTTTAATTCAACAATACTGAATCAAAGACAGAATAAGTTAAAACTTGAAGATATCGATTTTTGTGTTGATACTCTTTTTACCATGGATAATTCTATAGACCCCTCTATTCTTCAAAATATGATTAACGAAGGATGTAGTTTATTGGGTTATCGTGGGTTCGGAGGATCTAATTCGTGGGTTTTGGATTTTGATATTGATGATATTGATAATTTAAACAATGGTTCAATGTTACCTTTTGTTACTTCTATTGTTTGTGGAGGAGGAGATTATGCAGATCAAGTTTATCCAGTTTGTTTTGGTGAAAAATGGCTAACAGCTGGAACAGTTAACACTCCAAAAGGTGCAATCGGTTTCGTCGGTCCAAGTGAGCATGACACCAAAACTCCTTTTAATAATTGTAATAATTTTGGGATTTATCAAGGTTTTACACATGAAGGAATTGATAAATGTGGCGAAATGATGTTCAGGGGTAAAATGGAGCTTTACAACAATTATCCTACAATGCACAATTGGGGAAATGCTTTAAATTCAGATCAATTCTATTTTTATGTTTATAACTTACTTGGTGATCCTGGTATTGTAGTGAAAAGTTCTTTTCCTCAACAACTAAGTATGGAAATCATACAAAATCCGTCAATTGGAAACAGTGTAATGACTATCAAGGTTCTAGAAGACAATTCTCCATCTGAAGATGCTTGGGTAACTCTGAAAAACAGCGAAGGTATAGTGTGTTCCTTTAAAAGTGATAATGATGGGTTTGTAAATATTTTCTCCGATTTTGAAAATCTAAACTATACTATATGGGCAGTAAAAGATAATACTGTACCTACGAGCCTCAATTTTGATATGACTCAACAGAACAACTATCTATCAATTGTATCTCAAAGTTTAAATTCAATACCTATTGGAGTAGAAACTGAATTAGAAATAATAATCAAAAATTGCTCTGAAGTAGCCCTAGAAAATACTGTTTTTAATTTTGAATCAGATGATGGTTTGTTATTTACAAATGAGCAGATTGTGATAGGAACCATTTCGCCAAATGAAGAAAAAATTTTAACTTCTACTGTATCTCTCAACACTACCTGGGATTCATATGATGTTTGTTCATTTAAAATTTTAGAAGAAAATAATAATTTGTTTATCAATGGTTTCATGGAAGTTGAGCATCCAGAGCTTGTTTTTGAACATATTGAAGTTCTTGGGACTAATTCTTATCTTACTCAGGATAATGTAAACAATTTTCTAATTCATTTAAAAAATTCCGGAGATATTGCAAATGAATGTATAGAAATAAATATTTTCAAAAAAAGTAATAACTTTGAAATATTATCTGAAAGCTCTACAATTCAACCAATTGCACCTAGCGAATTTGGTTGTTCAGACATCAATTTTTCAGTAAATATCCCAATGATCTGGGATGGAGATGTTTTATTTTTCGGTGCTGAATTGAGAAAAGAAGAGATGATTTTCGATACTATCTACTTCAATATTCCTGTAGGCGTTACTTCTCAAAACTCAGCAACAAGATCAAATTATGGATATATAGCAATTGAAGATAAAGATGAGATATATGGATATGATGTGAACTATAATTGGTTAGAACTAAATCCAAATATCGGTGGTTGTGGTAACGAAATATATGAAACATTTCAAAATACTGATGGTACGATTTACTTCACAAATCTACCTTTCAATTTCAAGTATTATGGAACAGAGTATGATAATATTTCTATATGCAGTAATGGGTATGTAGTAATGGGTAGATCTTCAATCCTTTTCTTTAGGAATAGACTCATCCCTTCAGGAAGCGGACCAAGAAATATGATTGCACCTTTTTGGGACGGCTTGACCAATGGCAAAGTTTTTGTTTATAATAATGTTGAAAGTCATGAATATTATATCGAATGGTTTAACTTTAAATCGACATTTGATGTGTCTTCAAATAATAGTTTTCAATTGGTTTTAAGAGATCCTGAGTATTATCCTACTGAAGTTGGAGATAGTGAGATTTTGTTTATTTATAAGGAGATTAGCAATATCGATGCTTTAGAGAATTATGCAACAATTGGATTGGAGAATTATAATGAAAATGAAGGGTTATTGCTTTCTTACTCAAATATATATCCAGAAACGATGCATGAAGTATCAAATGAATCTGCAATTCTAATTACTCAAAGATTATTAACGAGTACAGGTATAAAAGACAATTTACCACAAGAAACTATGTTGTTTGGAAATTATCCAAATCCATTTAATCCAATTACGAGTGTAAAATTTTTCTTGGATTCAGATCAAAACGCCAAATTAATAGTTTACAATTCAAAAGGTGAAAAAGTTTATACATCTGAGAAGCAATTTTTCTGTTCTGGAGCACAGGTTCTTAATTTTAATGGCGAGGTTTTATCTTCTGGAGTGTACTATTATAAGTTAATTACTGATAAAAAGGTGTTTAGTGATAAAATGATTCTTTTAAAATAG
- a CDS encoding chorismate synthase produces the protein MNSFGRIFRISIFGESHGEQVGVVIDGTPPGIPINLSDFEEDLSRRKSGMRGTTSRIEEDKPKIISGVFSGFSTGAPITIVFENTNQKSSDYSFVKKIPRPGHADFTAMKKFKGFNDYRGGGHFSGRLTLGLVVAGVIAKKIITPMLINSFLIEAGGSPDIDNAVNDALKNNDSIGGIIECRVSNIPSGLGEPFFDSVESMISHLVFSVPSVKGIEFGNGFQASRLTGSQNNDSIVNSFGETSSNNSGGVNGGITNGNNLNFKVAIKPTASISKLQKTFDFEKNGEGELNISGRHDVCHALRVPVIIEACAAIVLSDFLLLTPEAEMDEL, from the coding sequence ATGAATAGCTTTGGAAGAATTTTTAGAATTAGTATTTTTGGTGAATCTCACGGTGAGCAAGTTGGTGTAGTAATTGACGGAACACCTCCTGGAATTCCGATAAATTTAAGTGATTTTGAAGAGGATTTATCAAGAAGAAAATCTGGGATGAGAGGTACAACTTCAAGAATAGAAGAAGATAAACCTAAGATAATTAGTGGCGTCTTTAGTGGCTTTTCAACCGGAGCCCCAATTACTATTGTATTTGAGAATACAAATCAAAAATCTTCTGATTATAGTTTTGTTAAAAAAATACCAAGACCTGGACACGCCGATTTTACGGCGATGAAAAAATTCAAGGGGTTCAATGATTATCGTGGCGGTGGTCATTTTTCCGGTAGATTAACATTAGGTTTAGTCGTTGCCGGTGTTATTGCTAAAAAAATTATTACCCCCATGTTGATAAATTCTTTTCTTATTGAAGCTGGAGGATCTCCCGACATCGATAATGCTGTTAATGATGCGTTAAAAAATAATGATAGTATCGGTGGAATTATAGAATGTAGGGTTTCAAATATACCTTCAGGACTTGGAGAACCTTTTTTTGATTCCGTTGAATCAATGATTTCACATCTGGTCTTTAGTGTTCCATCTGTTAAAGGGATTGAGTTTGGTAATGGATTTCAGGCATCCAGACTTACCGGAAGTCAAAATAACGATTCTATAGTTAATTCTTTTGGTGAAACATCATCGAACAACTCTGGAGGCGTGAATGGAGGTATTACTAACGGAAATAATTTGAACTTTAAAGTAGCTATTAAACCAACTGCAAGTATATCAAAGTTGCAAAAAACTTTTGATTTTGAAAAGAATGGTGAAGGGGAGTTAAATATATCCGGTAGGCATGATGTATGTCACGCATTAAGAGTTCCTGTAATCATTGAAGCGTGTGCTGCGATTGTATTATCTGATTTTCTATTATTGACACCCGAAGCAGAGATGGATGAATTATAA
- a CDS encoding ATP-binding protein encodes MKITFFSFGYKFSGIPVDNTGNEGGFVFDCRFLPNPYKEEDLKNYDGRNKKIKDYFSRFEIVDKFCDNVVSIIDMAAGNYDIRGFENLFVAFGCTGGMHRSVYCMERVENYFSVKGYKTVKFHVELEK; translated from the coding sequence ATGAAAATTACTTTTTTTAGTTTTGGCTACAAATTTTCAGGTATTCCTGTAGATAACACAGGCAACGAGGGCGGATTTGTTTTTGATTGTAGATTTTTACCAAATCCATATAAAGAGGAAGATCTAAAAAACTATGATGGTCGAAACAAAAAGATAAAAGATTATTTTAGCAGGTTCGAAATTGTAGATAAATTTTGTGATAATGTAGTTTCAATTATAGATATGGCTGCGGGAAATTATGATATTAGAGGTTTTGAAAATTTATTTGTGGCATTTGGTTGCACTGGTGGTATGCACCGTAGTGTCTACTGTATGGAGAGGGTTGAAAATTACTTTAGTGTAAAAGGATATAAAACTGTTAAATTTCATGTGGAATTAGAAAAGTAA
- a CDS encoding phosphotransferase, with protein MKKSILFEASKLIKNQINEFENVSGGLSGRLIFRAITISDSYICVYNENLQENEAYFSFNNSLNKAGVFTPEILNISKNRKTYILEDFGENSLFQLSLADKQSIFVGQMYRRIAALLPKLLFNTDKFIDYTKCYQGDIFDKNTIEMDLDLFEIFLRENKIEKRNNLQYKQLMTSIKSNPLHTTHICFLYRDFQPRNILIKNNEPYFIDFQSGRKGNPWYDISSFIYSSSTFVNEVEGIELISIFCDNLIEFMDISKESAIEKIYESALIRLAQMLGRYNSVKNTHPNVVEKIDKVLPKFLQIYKKLTGCDFI; from the coding sequence ATGAAAAAAAGTATACTATTTGAAGCATCAAAACTGATTAAAAATCAGATAAATGAATTTGAAAATGTATCTGGAGGTTTATCAGGAAGACTTATTTTTCGAGCAATAACAATAAGTGACTCCTATATTTGTGTTTATAATGAAAACTTACAGGAGAATGAAGCGTATTTCTCATTTAACAACTCGCTTAATAAGGCAGGTGTGTTTACTCCTGAAATATTAAACATCAGTAAAAACAGGAAAACATATATTTTAGAAGACTTTGGAGAAAACAGTTTATTCCAGCTTTCTCTTGCAGATAAACAAAGTATATTTGTAGGTCAGATGTATAGAAGAATTGCGGCTCTATTACCAAAATTACTCTTTAATACTGATAAATTCATAGATTATACCAAGTGTTATCAAGGCGATATATTCGACAAAAATACAATTGAAATGGATTTGGATCTTTTTGAGATATTTCTAAGGGAGAATAAGATTGAAAAGAGAAACAATTTGCAGTACAAACAATTGATGACATCGATAAAATCAAATCCTCTTCATACAACTCATATCTGCTTTTTGTACAGAGATTTTCAACCTAGAAATATCCTAATAAAAAATAACGAGCCATATTTTATCGATTTTCAATCAGGCAGAAAAGGCAATCCCTGGTATGATATATCTTCATTTATATACAGTTCTTCAACTTTTGTAAACGAAGTTGAGGGGATAGAGCTGATCTCAATATTTTGTGATAATTTAATTGAATTCATGGATATTTCAAAAGAATCGGCTATTGAAAAGATATATGAATCGGCATTGATTAGATTAGCCCAGATGCTTGGAAGATATAATAGTGTGAAAAATACACATCCAAATGTAGTTGAAAAAATTGATAAGGTTTTACCTAAATTTTTACAAATTTATAAAAAATTGACAGGTTGCGATTTTATTTAG
- a CDS encoding T9SS type A sorting domain-containing protein codes for MRRFLFLILFIVTEMLLPSQSISDLNGLKPEKNSTVYQIVNSADLDRMMENVEHLVNYGTRYYKHENRREIAFWIKSKFEEYDMENVFIDSFDLVEYDSTYVQYNVIGEINPSRLTENCIVINANYDSYSNNASSVAPGAAYNATGIAAMMELAKVLTTNNFDTNINLKFIASAAGICNGSGIKSYLEEIELVNNIMTVFNLQNFGKVMGDPNILIDEADSDRFDYYKDIILNYVDNLNFYHIPIEPFIQGNCNFSTFTLYLEANSNPWLSYTSNDVLNSISTTHFMDMTKSSIASICYSILGPEPVGDLVIENYGDGTGAKLKWNYSNEYLFFRVKMYDFLGNIYTYTTIDNFYEWTNLSDNNEYKFTVDVINNDGLISCPVSTTTFIGNTPGKIDDLVCDLENGYSILNWSESDCLDVAGYNVYHSMFENYNYTKITDSPLSTNSYTVDTDLDFDFYRVTVVDNCGNESLFSNFVKVRTFDLQDKILILDESNDETQGTQYSPNDDMVDNYYYNIISDVFEGDIDQIDIYEDFILQNKNLTLADLSIYKAIYWYSNSTNGGNKLSESVPIIREYMARGGKCIFTISRPSKVIEDIFLYSTFGCFDDLYETFKIQNTFFNPQSRFNHAVNVSDYPDIFVDSVKTYPTHNFHIRGIESVFPINSGNIIYSYGSDYQTGYQYGEMTGFPVALEYLSDEFNFIFTTFNLYYMEENSSKEFLRKVLGEKFGLAVDVEENKPETFFIKSAYPNPFNPVTTISYHLQELSDVKVSVFNTLGEIVLSEKFNNQNCGLHSYLFNAEKLSSGVYYFNVTVGKTMHTKKIVLIK; via the coding sequence ATGAGAAGGTTTCTTTTCTTAATTCTGTTTATTGTAACAGAGATGTTGTTGCCGAGTCAAAGTATTTCAGATCTTAATGGACTAAAACCAGAAAAAAATAGTACTGTTTATCAGATAGTAAATTCTGCTGATTTAGATAGGATGATGGAAAATGTTGAGCATCTTGTCAATTATGGGACAAGATATTACAAACACGAAAATAGACGAGAAATTGCATTCTGGATAAAGTCAAAATTTGAAGAATATGATATGGAAAATGTATTTATCGATTCTTTTGATTTAGTTGAATACGATAGTACTTACGTTCAGTACAATGTTATTGGAGAGATTAATCCATCACGTTTAACAGAAAATTGTATAGTTATAAACGCTAACTACGATTCTTATTCTAATAATGCTTCATCTGTTGCACCTGGAGCGGCATACAATGCAACAGGTATTGCAGCAATGATGGAATTAGCAAAGGTTTTAACAACAAATAACTTTGATACTAATATAAATTTAAAATTTATAGCTTCTGCAGCTGGAATATGTAACGGGAGTGGGATTAAAAGCTATTTAGAAGAAATTGAGCTAGTAAACAATATCATGACGGTATTCAATCTTCAAAATTTTGGAAAAGTCATGGGAGATCCTAACATCTTGATTGATGAAGCAGATTCTGATAGATTCGATTATTATAAAGATATAATTTTGAATTATGTTGATAATCTCAATTTTTATCACATCCCGATTGAGCCCTTTATACAGGGTAATTGTAATTTCTCAACTTTCACACTATATTTAGAAGCTAATTCGAATCCATGGTTATCTTACACGAGCAATGATGTTTTAAACAGTATTTCAACAACTCATTTTATGGATATGACCAAATCATCAATAGCATCAATATGCTATTCTATTTTAGGTCCTGAACCTGTAGGAGATTTAGTAATTGAAAATTATGGAGATGGAACTGGAGCAAAGCTAAAATGGAATTATTCAAATGAATATCTCTTTTTTAGAGTAAAAATGTATGATTTCCTAGGGAACATTTATACTTACACTACAATTGATAATTTTTACGAATGGACCAATCTGTCTGATAATAATGAATATAAGTTTACAGTGGATGTGATTAACAATGATGGGTTGATCAGCTGCCCTGTTTCGACAACTACATTCATAGGCAATACACCGGGTAAAATTGATGATCTAGTGTGTGATTTAGAAAATGGATATTCAATACTTAACTGGTCTGAATCTGATTGTTTGGATGTTGCTGGTTATAATGTATATCACTCGATGTTTGAAAATTATAATTATACTAAAATCACAGATTCACCATTATCAACAAATTCATACACTGTAGATACAGATCTTGATTTTGATTTTTATCGTGTAACTGTTGTTGATAATTGCGGTAATGAAAGTTTATTTTCAAATTTTGTTAAAGTTAGGACATTTGATTTACAAGATAAGATTTTAATTTTGGATGAATCTAATGATGAAACTCAGGGAACTCAATATAGTCCTAATGATGATATGGTGGATAACTACTATTATAATATAATTAGTGATGTTTTTGAAGGAGATATAGATCAAATTGATATATATGAAGACTTTATTTTGCAAAATAAAAATTTAACCTTAGCCGATCTTTCTATCTATAAAGCAATATATTGGTATAGTAACTCTACAAATGGTGGTAATAAATTAAGTGAAAGTGTTCCTATAATACGTGAATACATGGCTAGAGGAGGAAAGTGTATCTTTACTATTTCAAGACCATCAAAAGTAATTGAAGATATATTTTTATACTCTACTTTTGGTTGTTTTGATGACTTATATGAAACTTTCAAAATTCAAAATACTTTTTTTAATCCTCAATCAAGATTTAATCATGCTGTAAATGTGTCTGATTATCCAGATATTTTCGTTGACTCTGTAAAAACATATCCGACACACAATTTTCACATAAGGGGAATTGAATCAGTATTTCCAATAAATAGTGGCAATATAATTTATTCATATGGATCTGATTATCAAACTGGATATCAGTATGGAGAGATGACTGGATTTCCAGTTGCATTAGAATATCTTTCAGATGAGTTTAATTTTATCTTTACGACATTTAATTTATATTATATGGAAGAAAACTCCAGTAAAGAATTCTTGAGAAAAGTACTTGGTGAGAAATTTGGTTTAGCTGTAGATGTTGAGGAAAATAAACCTGAAACATTTTTTATAAAATCTGCTTATCCGAATCCTTTTAACCCTGTTACAACAATTAGTTATCATTTACAAGAGTTAAGTGATGTGAAAGTATCAGTTTTTAACACTCTAGGAGAGATTGTATTATCTGAAAAATTTAATAATCAGAATTGCGGTTTACACAGCTATCTATTTAATGCAGAGAAATTATCATCTGGTGTTTATTATTTTAACGTCACAGTTGGAAAAACTATGCATACTAAAAAAATTGTTTTAATTAAATAA
- the coaD gene encoding pantetheine-phosphate adenylyltransferase, giving the protein MKIAVYPGSFDPITMGHYDLIERASKLFDKVYVLVGKNNSKSPLFTLEERLEMIKVTTEHIKNVEVDCNSKLTVEYAKEVGATILIRGVRAFADFEYELQMALMNRRLDENIETVFLMPKNEYSFINSSLIKGVAQFGGNIAQFVPPQVEEMIKNKFEQ; this is encoded by the coding sequence ATGAAAATAGCTGTTTATCCTGGTTCATTTGATCCTATAACTATGGGTCATTATGATTTGATAGAAAGAGCAAGTAAATTGTTTGACAAAGTTTATGTTTTAGTCGGTAAAAACAACAGTAAATCACCTCTTTTTACGTTAGAAGAGCGATTGGAGATGATAAAGGTAACTACAGAACATATCAAAAATGTTGAAGTGGATTGTAATAGTAAATTAACTGTTGAATATGCAAAAGAGGTTGGAGCCACAATATTAATTCGAGGAGTAAGAGCTTTTGCAGATTTCGAATATGAGCTCCAAATGGCATTGATGAATAGAAGGTTAGATGAGAATATTGAAACTGTATTTCTTATGCCGAAAAATGAGTACTCATTTATAAATTCATCTTTAATAAAAGGTGTAGCACAATTTGGTGGTAATATTGCTCAATTTGTTCCACCTCAAGTTGAAGAGATGATAAAAAATAAATTTGAGCAATAG
- a CDS encoding heavy-metal-associated domain-containing protein, which translates to MKKKIKVSGMSCNHCKDNVKKTLETLDGLSYVDVNLENGEVSFDCDIFDEVLISSKIEEIGFDYEGEV; encoded by the coding sequence ATGAAAAAGAAAATAAAAGTTAGTGGAATGAGTTGTAATCATTGTAAAGATAATGTAAAGAAAACATTGGAAACCCTTGATGGTTTAAGTTATGTTGATGTCAATTTAGAAAATGGTGAGGTTTCATTTGATTGTGATATTTTTGATGAAGTATTAATATCTTCTAAAATTGAAGAAATTGGATTTGATTATGAGGGTGAAGTTTAA